A window of the Cheilinus undulatus linkage group 21, ASM1832078v1, whole genome shotgun sequence genome harbors these coding sequences:
- the LOC121504002 gene encoding WW domain-binding protein 11, whose translation MGRRSTSSTKSGKFMNPTDQARKEARKRELKKNKKQRMMVRAAVLKMKDPRQIIRDMEKLDEMEFNPVQQPLLNEKVLRDKRKKLRETFERIVRLYERENPDTYKELRKLELDYETKRGQLALYFDSVKNAESVEVDSIPLPDMPHAPSNIHIQDIPLPGAQPPSILKKSSAFGKGPLSSSSGPTLATAPGVPRLPPGKKPPGPPPGPPPPQVLALYGIPSRRPYGTEIEPSIPGLEKESAMDVGRDRDSGSDSDRDRDDDDDESVSEDDSEDERDEGDDGDQRMNVDRLDDQREREEERDRNDRHAGRSVRFADMPPDAPREGKRKKKRIVKRTKAITPLQAMMLRMAGQSVPEEEEEEEVEEEYTDDSETSDTEDRGPPGESQPHLMANQRLPPPSGPVGQQGPPHLQGPPMTGPPPLGPPPAPPMRPPGPPSGPPPGPPPGAPPFLRPPGMPGGIRGPMPRLLPPGPPPGRPPGPPPGPPPGLPPGPPPRGPPPRLPPPAPPGIPPPPPRAGGPPRPLAPPLSLFPPPLNSNVLSAPPSIVQQRQKGSGSNQDAPQSNLPPPPMPMRPGVMQMPPPPGTAAASAGAGSNPHHAATIEKRANITSVAAAGGGVAAGAGAGGATISAKPQIINTKAEVTRFVPTALRVRRDKTGAMPGVAPGPLEKPGGGIGGRRDEGMGVGQGQKQHTAAGPMVNPTQMGAVAQPNMKTKDQVYEAFMREMEGLL comes from the exons ATGGGGCGACGTTCGACCTCCTCCACCAAGAGTGGGAAGTTTATGAACCCCACCGACCAGGCCA gAAAGGAGGCCAGGAAAAGGGAGTTGAAAAAG AACAAGAAGCAGAGGATGATGGTGAGAGCAGCAGTGCTGAAGATGAAGGATCCCAGACAGATAATCAGGGACATGGAGAAGCTGGATGAGATGG AGTTTAACCCAGTTCAGCAGCCGCTGCTGAATGAGAAAGTTCTGAGGGACAAGAGGAAGAAGCTACGTGAGACATTTGAACGTATCGTCCGTCTGTATGAGAGAGAGAACCCCGACACCTACAAGGAGCTGCGTAAACTAGAGCTGGACTATGAGACCAAACGAGGGCAGCTGGCTCTTTATTTTGACTCAGTCAAG AATGCAGAGTCAGTGGAGGTCGACAGCATCCCTTTACCAGATATGCCTCACGCCCCGTCCAATATCCACATCCAGGACATCCCTCTACCAGGGGCTCAGCCTCCCTCCATACTGAAGAAGAGCTCTGCTTTTGG taaagGTCCTCTGTCGTCATCTTCTGGACCCACCTTGGCCACAGCTCCAGGTGTGCCACGTTTACCTCCAGGAAAGAAGCCCCCTGGTCCCCCACCTGGACCCCCACCTCCACAGGTCCTTGCCCTGTATGGCATTCCCTCTCGACGACCATATGGCACAGAAATTG AGCCCTCCATTCCTGGTCTTGAAAAGGAGTCTGCCATGGATGTAGGGAGAGATCGAGACAGCGGCAGTGACAGCGACAGAGATCGAGATGATGACGACGATGAAAGCGTCTCTGAGGATGACAGTGAGGATGAGAGAGATGAAGGGGACGACGGCGACCAGAGAATGAATGTAGACAGGCTGGATGATCAGAGGGAacgagaagaggagagagacagaaatgaCAGACATGCTG GTCGCAGTGTACGTTTTGCAGACATGCCTCCAGACGCTCCTCGTgaaggaaagaggaagaagaagaggattGTGAAAAGGACCAAGGCTATCACTCCTCTACAAGCCATGATGTTGAGGATGGCAG GTCAGTCTGTtcctgaagaggaggaggaagaagaggtcGAAGAAGAATACACAGATGATTCAGAGACCTCAGACACCGAGGACAGAGGACCACCAGGAGAAAGCCAGCCCCACCTTATGGCCAATCAGCGTCTACCCCCACCGTCTGGACCTGTGGGGCAGCAGGGACCTCCACATCTGCAAGGTCCACCGATGACAGGACCCCCACCTCTGGGTCCACCCCCTGCCCCTCCAATGAGGCCCCCTGGTCCTCCCTCCGGCCCTCCTCCAGGCCCTCCACCAG GTGCTCCTCCGTTCCTGAGGCCTCCTGGTATGCCTGGAGGCATAAGGGGTCCAATGCCTCGTCTCCTGCCTCCTGGACCTCCACCTGGTCGACCTCCCGGTCCTCCACCAGGCCCCCCTCCTGGCTTACCACCAGGCCCCCCACCACGAGGACCCCCTCCCAGACTCCCACCTCCAGCACCACCAG GtatcccccctcctcccccgaGAGCAGGAGGCCCCCCACGTCCACTTGCGCCCCCGCTCTCGCTCTTTCCTCCACCTCTCAACTCGAACGTTCTCAGCGCTCCTCCAAGCATCGTCCAGCAGCGTCAGAAAGGCTCCGGATCCAATCAGGACGCCCCTCAGAGCAACCTGCCACCCCCTCCCATGCCAATGAGGCCTGGTGTCATGCAGATGCCCCCTCCTCCTGGGACGGCTGCAGCATCAGCAGGCGCCGGCAGCAACCCCCACCACGCAGCCACCATCGAGAAGCGGGCCAACATCACCTCTGTGGCAGCAGCTGGAGGCGGTGTTGCAGCAGGGGCTGGCGCTGGAGGGGCTACAATCTCCGCCAAACCTCAGATCATCAACACGAAGGCGGAGGTCACACGCTTCGTGCCCACAGCGCTGAGGGTGCGTAGGGACAAGACTGGAGCGATGCCGGGGGTGGCTCCAGGGCCTCTGGAGAAACCAGGAGGAGGTATTGGTGGGCGGAGGGATGAAGGCATGGGAGTTGGTCAGGGGCAGAAACAGCACACAGCAGCCGGTCCCATGGTTAACCCCACCCAGATGGGTGCTGTGGCTCAGCCTAATATGAAGACAAAGGACCAGGTGTATGAAGCCTTCATGAGGGAGATGGAGGGACTCCTCTGA
- the ddx47 gene encoding probable ATP-dependent RNA helicase DDX47 codes for MADSLEESVKPNKDETLEDSSSDDDNSQFNGAENDEAVKTFKDLGVTEVLCEACDQLGWKSPTKIQIEAIPVALQGKDVIGLAETGSGKTGAFALPILQSLLSSPQRLHTLVLTPTRELAFQISEQFEALGSSIGVKCAVIVGGIDMMSQSLVLAKKPHIVIATPGRLIDHMENTKGFSLRALKFLVMDEADRILNMDFETEVDKILKVIPRDRRTFLFSATMTKKVQKLQRAALKDPVKCAVSTKYSTVDKLQQYYIFIPSKYKDCYLVSILNELAGNSFIIFCSTCNNAQRVALLLRNLGITAIPLHGQMSQNKRLGALNKFKSKSRSVLLATDVASRGLDIPHVDCVINYDIPTHSKDYIHRVGRTARAGRSGKSITFVTQYDVELFQRIESLIGKKLPAFPTQEEEVMMLVERVSEAQRFARLEMKEQGEKRKRPKGGDRDEDDTEQASGVRKKVKGGGGGGGGKGGMKKRGGGAWRGGR; via the exons ATGGCGGACAGTCTGGAGGAGAGCGTGAAACCAAATAAAGATGAAACACTCGAAGATTCGAGTAGTGATGATGATAACAGTCAGTTTAATGGCGCTGAAAATGATGAAGCAGTGAAGACGTTTAAAGATTTG gGTGTTACTGAGGTTCTGTGTGAGGCGTGTGATCAGCTGGGATGGAAGAGTCCAACAAAGATCCAGATAGAAGCGATACCTGTGGCTCTGCAAG GTAAGGATGTTATCGGCCTGGCAGAAACTGGTTCAGGAAAGACGGGTGCTTTTGCTCTGCCCATCCTTCAGTCCCTGCTGTCCTCCCCGCAGAGACTTCACACCCTTGTCCTCACCCCCACCAGAGAGCTGGCCTTTCAGATCTCAGAGCAGTTTGAAGCCCTGGGCTCTAGTATTGGAGTGAAATGTG CGGTCATTGTCGGAGGAATTGATATGATGTCCCAGTCTTTGGTATTGGCTAAAAAACCTCATATAGTTATCG CCACACCAGGGCGATTAATAGACCATATGGAGAACACAAAAGGCTTCTCTCTACGAGCTCTGAAGTTTCTGGTGATGGATGAAGCTGACAGAATCCTCAACATGGACTTTGAGACCGAG GTGGATAAAATTTTGAAGGTGATTCCCAGAGACAGACGAACCTTCTTGTTCTCTGCTACCATGACTAAAAAG GTCCAAAAACTCCAGAGAGCAGCTCTTAAAGATCCTGTGAAGTGTGCTGTATCTACCAAATACTCCACAGTAGACAAACTGCAGCAATATTACATCTTTATACCATCTAAGTACAAG GACTGTTACCTGGTGTCCATCCTCAATGAACTAGCCGGCAACTCATTCATAATTTTCTGCAGCACGTGTAACAATGCCCAGCGGGTGGCGCTGTTGTTAAGGAACCTCGGCATCACTGCAATCCCTCTCCATGGCCAGATGAGTCAG AACAAACGACTCGGAGCACTAAACAAGTTCAAGTCCAAGTCTCGATCTGTGCTGCTGGCGACAGACGTGGCATCCAGAGGACTCGACATTCCTCACGTGGACTGTGTCATCAACTACGACATCCCCACTCACTCTAAA GACTACATCCACAGAGTCGGACGAACAGCCAGAGCAGGACGGTCGGGGAAATCCATCACTTTTGTCACTCA ATACGATGTGGAGCTTTTCCAGCGAATCGAAAGCCTGATTGGGAAAAAACTCCCGGCCTTCCCGACCCAGGAGGAAGAGGTGATGATGTTGGTGGAGAGAGTGAGTGAGGCGCAGAGATTTGCCAGGCTG GAAATGAAGGAGCAAGGTGAGAAAAGGAAAAGGCCAAAAGGAGGAGATCGAGACGAGGATGACACAGAACAAGCAAGTGGAGTGAGGAAGAAagtgaaaggaggaggaggaggaggaggagggaaaggAGGCATGAAAAAGAGAGGTGGAGGAGCCTGGAGGGGAGGGCGCTAA